In Candidatus Poribacteria bacterium, the genomic window TCCTACACCCTCAAGCAAGCGGGTTGGAAACTGCTGCAAAACAACTATATCCGTATCGGCAAACGGATCTACCGATATTTCAAAAGTCGGGAAGTCTTAGGAACCCCGAAACGCTGCACGATTAAGCGTGACAGCATAGGAGACGTATGGCTAATCATTCTGACAGACCACCTAGCTGTCGATTTAGAGTCACCCACGACGGGTAATAACGCGGGGTTTGACTTTGGACTAAAGAGGTATCTCACCGGGTCTGACTTCAATGACTACGACTATCAAACGTGTAAATCGCAACCATTCCCGAAAGGTACCAAGGTCAAAGAATCGGGCACGTGTAGACAAGTGGTATCCTTCGAGTAAGACCTGCCATGTCTGTGGCGCAATCAACCCAGAGCTAAACCTTCGTGATAGAACATGGCAGTGTCCAAGCTGCCACACAGAGTTGGATAGAGACCGCAATGCGGCGGTCAATATCCATAGGGTGGGGGCATCCACCCTCTCAGGAGAAGTTGTAAGACCCGATTCGTCGGGCTAACTTTGTTGATAGAGCAATTCGAAACCTAAAGGATGAGAATCCCAATCCTTTAGGTTTGGGAGTATGTCAATAAAAATTGAAAAAAAGGCTTGATATCACCTTGTTTTTTTGGTAGACTATACTCCTATCCAGATTGTCGCCTCGTCCTTATTGCGACAGAGGACGACAGGACCCCATACAAGCCCTCAATTATAATGTTACAGATTACAAAGAACGAGCGATTTCGGTTGCCCCCTACCTAGGCACCTTCGTAACATTTAGATGTGGATTTAGTAACAGCAGAAATATTCAACCTCCAATCGTAGGACAATAGCAATGAACCACTCGAACGGCGACAGCGATGATCGCTCTACCCAGCCATTAGTATCATATCCATCCGAATTACCAACTGGTATATCAACTTCAGCGCAGCGTTTACCTGCCAGCACAGGACTGAATCCGACACTAACTTTTGATCGGTTCGTCGTTGGGCAAAGTAACCAAGAGGCGTTTGATGCAGCGAAAAGCATGATGAATGGGGCCGGAGAGATGGAGGGGGTGTTAGTTATACATGGAGGTGTTGGACTCGGTAAAACCCATCTGTTACACGCAATCGGGAACCAATTCCGTCAGGGGCATCTGAATCGCACAGTGTACTGCTCTTCGGCAGAGAGATTTATGAGCGAATGGCTGCGGTCTATTGCCACCCCTCAGAAAGCTGCCGCATTGCGGCAACAGTATAAGCATGTAGATCTGTTGCTAATTGACGACATTCAATTTTTATCGCCAGAACAAAAAATTCAGGAAGAGTTTTTCCATCTACTTAACTGCTTAAATGAACGAGGCCAACGGCTTGTATGCACCTGTGATCACTTGCCACAATTTTTGAAGGAGTTTTGGGACTCGCCCAATAGCCCCAGACAGGGGCACACTGTTGAAATTTGTGTGCCGGAGTTTGATTTGCGAGTTTCAATTCTGAAGCAAAAATTAAAAGAACGGGAATCTAGACCCGTACCTTTGAAAGTGCTCCGTTATTTGGCAAAACACCTGACGGAACACATTCGTCAGCTTGAAGGCGCGCTCAACCGATTAATGGCAGAGGTGCGTTTGGGGTCACCGCTGACCCTTCAGGCAGTTCATCATGTGCTAGAGAGCAAAACCCCAGATCGACCACCACCCGATACGATCACGCTGGAACATATCCAGGAAACCGTTGCACGGTACTTCCACCTCACCTTATCAGATCTATGTTCTCGAAAGCGGGGAAGACGGTTTGTACTCCCTCGACAAGTCGGAATGTATCTTACCCGTCAACTGACTTCTCTCTCGTTGAAAGAGATCAATCAAGGGTTTGGACAAAGTCGAGCAACAGTCGTGCGAAGTTGTCAACGAATCGAAACATTACTCAAAGAAGATCTGGTACTGAGCCAGTCCATTGAAGCATTGACCGCCGAATTAACACGTCCTCAACACCTACGTGAGGACTGAGCAATTAACCTATTTATCGCTAGACACCTGCCCAGACAAAAGACAATTCCCACGCTCTGACGCCAACACCACCAAAATCCCTCTCACTTCCGTTTAATCACAGGTAGCACAATATGAGAAGGTCTCATTTCATCGTGCATGACCGTATTGATAGCGATCTGCCCGGCAGCCTCGTTATGAATGGGCCCACCGGTGTTGAGATTGCGGTCAAAC contains:
- a CDS encoding chromosomal replication initiator protein DnaA; its protein translation is MNHSNGDSDDRSTQPLVSYPSELPTGISTSAQRLPASTGLNPTLTFDRFVVGQSNQEAFDAAKSMMNGAGEMEGVLVIHGGVGLGKTHLLHAIGNQFRQGHLNRTVYCSSAERFMSEWLRSIATPQKAAALRQQYKHVDLLLIDDIQFLSPEQKIQEEFFHLLNCLNERGQRLVCTCDHLPQFLKEFWDSPNSPRQGHTVEICVPEFDLRVSILKQKLKERESRPVPLKVLRYLAKHLTEHIRQLEGALNRLMAEVRLGSPLTLQAVHHVLESKTPDRPPPDTITLEHIQETVARYFHLTLSDLCSRKRGRRFVLPRQVGMYLTRQLTSLSLKEINQGFGQSRATVVRSCQRIETLLKEDLVLSQSIEALTAELTRPQHLRED